In one window of Osmia lignaria lignaria isolate PbOS001 chromosome 11, iyOsmLign1, whole genome shotgun sequence DNA:
- the fbl gene encoding pantothenate kinase 3 fbl isoform X2 has protein sequence MTQSLTMSPQSYKSHITTKAMASNGYTGTSTPAESKNHSSPSMPWFGMDIGGTLSKLVYFEPKDITRDEANAEVETLKNIRRYLTKNSAYGKTGHRDTHLQMDNVCIRGRRGTLHFIRFPTSEMGNFLALARSKGMANLVTTVCATGGGAYKFEKNFKQEVNMNLAKFDELDSLIRGMLYIETTNPHECYYWSHPTDDSKCQKIPYDFSEPYPFLLVNIGSGVSILAVYGPDNYKRISGTSLGGGTFLGLCCLLTGCNTFEEAIELATGGDNTRVDKLVKDIYGGDYGPFGLPGDLVASRDLPAYCFYHIYSFGQMNSKDRRNAVSKEDLARATLVTITNNIGSIARMCAVNEKIERVVFVGNFLRVNPISMKLLAYAMDYWSKGTMKALFLEHEGYFGAVGCLLQFNGETS, from the exons ATGACTCAAAGTTTAACAATGAGTCCTCAGAGTTATAAAAGTCATATCACAACAAAAGCTATGGCATCTAATGGTTATACTGGTACTAGTACTCCAGCTGAGTCTAAAAACCATTCATCACCTT caATGCCATGGTTTGGTATGGATATAGGAGGTACATTATCTAAACTAGTGTATTTTGAACCTAAAGACATTACAAGGGATGAAGCAAATGCAGAGGTAGAGACTTTGAAAAATATCCGGCGGTATTTAACTAAAAATTCGGCATATGGAAAAACAGGTCACAGAGATACACATTTACAA ATGGATAATGTCTGCATTAGAGGTAGACGTGGTACGTTACATTTTATTAGATTTCCTACAAGTGAAATGGGAAATTTTCTAGCATTAGCAAGGTCTAAGGGTATGGCAAATCTTGTAACAACAGTTTGTGCTACTGGTGGTGGAgcatataaatttgaaaaaaattttaaacaa GAAGTAAACATGAATTTAGCAAAATTTGATGAGTTAGATAGTTTAATACGTGGTATGCTTTATATAGAAACGACAAATCCACATGAATGTTATTATTGGTCGCATCCTACGGATGATAGTAAATGTCAAAAAATCCCTTATGATTTTTCTGAACCCTACCCTTTTTTG CTTGTAAACATAGGATCAGGAGTAAGCATATTAGCTGTTTATGGGCCAgataattataaaagaatatCAGGAACTAG TCTAGGTGGTGGCACATTTTTAGGATTATGTTGTTTACTAACTGGGTGTAATACTTTTGAAGAGGCAATAGAATTAGCAACTGGAGGTGATAATACCAGAGTGGACAAGTTAGTTAAAGACATTTATGGTGGAGATTATGGACCTTTTGGTCTTCCAGGAGATCTTGTCGCAAGCAG agATTTACCTGCATATTGTTTTTATCACATATACAGTTTTGGACAAATGAATTCTAAAGATCGTCGAAATGCAGTTAGTAAAGAAGATCTTGCACGCGCAACACTTGTTACTATTACAAACAACATTGGCTCTATTGCACGTATGTGTGCTgtgaatgaaaaaattgaaagg GTAGTGTTTGTAGGAAATTTCCTTAGGGTAAACCCTATATCAATGAAACTTTTGGCCTATGCTATGGATTATTGGTCTAAAGGAACAATGAAAGCTTTGTTCTTAGAACATGAG GGTTATTTTGGCGCAGTAGGATGTCTGCTCCAATTTAATGGTGAAACAAgctaa
- the fbl gene encoding pantothenate kinase 3 fbl isoform X1 yields MTQSLTMSPQSYKSHITTKAMASNGYTGTSTPAESKNHSSPCELFNSMPWFGMDIGGTLSKLVYFEPKDITRDEANAEVETLKNIRRYLTKNSAYGKTGHRDTHLQMDNVCIRGRRGTLHFIRFPTSEMGNFLALARSKGMANLVTTVCATGGGAYKFEKNFKQEVNMNLAKFDELDSLIRGMLYIETTNPHECYYWSHPTDDSKCQKIPYDFSEPYPFLLVNIGSGVSILAVYGPDNYKRISGTSLGGGTFLGLCCLLTGCNTFEEAIELATGGDNTRVDKLVKDIYGGDYGPFGLPGDLVASRDLPAYCFYHIYSFGQMNSKDRRNAVSKEDLARATLVTITNNIGSIARMCAVNEKIERVVFVGNFLRVNPISMKLLAYAMDYWSKGTMKALFLEHEGYFGAVGCLLQFNGETS; encoded by the exons ATGACTCAAAGTTTAACAATGAGTCCTCAGAGTTATAAAAGTCATATCACAACAAAAGCTATGGCATCTAATGGTTATACTGGTACTAGTACTCCAGCTGAGTCTAAAAACCATTCATCACCTTGTGAGTTATTTAATT caATGCCATGGTTTGGTATGGATATAGGAGGTACATTATCTAAACTAGTGTATTTTGAACCTAAAGACATTACAAGGGATGAAGCAAATGCAGAGGTAGAGACTTTGAAAAATATCCGGCGGTATTTAACTAAAAATTCGGCATATGGAAAAACAGGTCACAGAGATACACATTTACAA ATGGATAATGTCTGCATTAGAGGTAGACGTGGTACGTTACATTTTATTAGATTTCCTACAAGTGAAATGGGAAATTTTCTAGCATTAGCAAGGTCTAAGGGTATGGCAAATCTTGTAACAACAGTTTGTGCTACTGGTGGTGGAgcatataaatttgaaaaaaattttaaacaa GAAGTAAACATGAATTTAGCAAAATTTGATGAGTTAGATAGTTTAATACGTGGTATGCTTTATATAGAAACGACAAATCCACATGAATGTTATTATTGGTCGCATCCTACGGATGATAGTAAATGTCAAAAAATCCCTTATGATTTTTCTGAACCCTACCCTTTTTTG CTTGTAAACATAGGATCAGGAGTAAGCATATTAGCTGTTTATGGGCCAgataattataaaagaatatCAGGAACTAG TCTAGGTGGTGGCACATTTTTAGGATTATGTTGTTTACTAACTGGGTGTAATACTTTTGAAGAGGCAATAGAATTAGCAACTGGAGGTGATAATACCAGAGTGGACAAGTTAGTTAAAGACATTTATGGTGGAGATTATGGACCTTTTGGTCTTCCAGGAGATCTTGTCGCAAGCAG agATTTACCTGCATATTGTTTTTATCACATATACAGTTTTGGACAAATGAATTCTAAAGATCGTCGAAATGCAGTTAGTAAAGAAGATCTTGCACGCGCAACACTTGTTACTATTACAAACAACATTGGCTCTATTGCACGTATGTGTGCTgtgaatgaaaaaattgaaagg GTAGTGTTTGTAGGAAATTTCCTTAGGGTAAACCCTATATCAATGAAACTTTTGGCCTATGCTATGGATTATTGGTCTAAAGGAACAATGAAAGCTTTGTTCTTAGAACATGAG GGTTATTTTGGCGCAGTAGGATGTCTGCTCCAATTTAATGGTGAAACAAgctaa
- the Mms19 gene encoding MMS19 nucleotide excision repair protein, whose product MASLTSTNFKERFLTIIKENESLNAACQEIAVEIQSGHSKLHAVVEELGPFLIEKDVSLREKGINALSTILSHLPNDFLNETELCFLTKFYCDRLKDHHTIIPTVLKGILTIVQMNHLPKDSPAHILRAFFDNVQCQSQSASDRYNIYLILTILLQNRTEDLKSMGPDLIYAIINTIDGERDPKNLILIFTILPHFMKEFSLGHLTEEMFEVISCYFPVDFNSSGAQGLQITRDDLAEKLAPCLCAVPEFACHCIPLILDKLFSNVKVAKLDSLNLLCKGVQTFGVKGLKHYLTELWSALRKEIISTGDLEIRNASLKATVSIIEVVSIDTELCKSFIDNIITDAKSSLYDVQLSLFGSSVKLLESVAIVNKESCTQILQTIVPLCLGQYSTKTTVTDKIILVNTLNNFIKVTNDHSFNIKDVPELSWTDIPQLYLNELSTPDTELQSLLLLGLTLQKTYLNKVHRSSLYDKICNLSKTNCNELKTICYISLFSFATLYPGEISSLMKQRFSLTADAETAEIQIHKLELLTAVAKTYELGIEILPQIVLQTNATNSEISITALTCLHRLVVAKDVDYNIQHYLCNECNIIEKLALLKMNPVDQRFDLVLNICRLIVRNLTFEEQQEVVNKYATILCDQVSIIDAIFIMNIFIPLRQYVNLSISLSLFQNLYNLQLNNIHSNIKLITWEFFAVILNKMNDNDQCFQSTLSYLKKQIANDLKSDINTEMKQAAAALQIWLTKAIITKGSCNAEIFLNELIDILKHDQIGQYVAQKYAILTSRQENVLVEENFCNIKIFFKQRVFEHLINKNSEFKDSSRQNYLTALVHLLEEVPMELLIMHLTKLVPLLIESLCLDNEQLIHSALTTLKLLLETKHAIFSENIQRFIQRLLNLSTYEKMKIRIAALECLTNYCDYPTVSIILYRQDVLDKLIVPIDDRKRLVRKAAAKARARWFLVGAPGGIEEQ is encoded by the exons ATGGCTTCACTTACAAGCACTAATTTTAAAGAACGATTTCTGACTATTATTAAAGAGAACGAATCTCTAAATGCAGCATGTCAAGAGATCGCTGTAG aaatacaATCTGGACATTCAAAACTTCATGCTGTTGTGGAAGAGCTTGGaccttttttaatagaaaaagatgTCAGTTTAAGGGAAAAAGGCATTAATGCTCTTTCTACTATTTTGTCCCATTTAcctaatgattttttaaatgaaactgaattatgttttttaacTAAATTTTATTGTGATAGACTTAAAGATCATCACACTATTATACCAACAGTATTAAAGGGAATTTTAACAATT GTTCAAATGAATCATTTACCCAAGGATTCACCTGCACATATACTCAGAGCTTTTTTTGATAATGTTCAATGCCAATCTCAATCAGCATCTGATcgttataatatatatttaatacttaCAATCTTGTTACAAAACAGAACAGAAGATTTAAAATCTATGGGACCTGATTTGatttatgcaattataaatACTATTGATGGAGAAAGGGATCCTAAAAATCTTATACTGATATTTACCATACTTCCACATTTTATGAAAGAATTTTCATTAGGCCATTTAACTGAAGAAATGTTTGAAGTCATTTCATGTTACTTTCCAGTTGACTTCAATAGT TCTGGAGCACAGGGATTACAAATAACACGTGATGATTTGGCAGAAAAATTGGCACCTTGTCTTTGTGCTGTACCAGAATTTGCTTGCCATTGTATACCACTTATTCTTGATAAATTATTCTCCAATGTTAAAGTTGCCAAGTTGGATTCTTTGAATTTGTTGTGTAAAGGTGTACAAACATTTGGTGTAAAAGGCCTTAAACATTATTTGACTGAATTATGGTCAGctttaagaaaagaaattatatcAACTGGAGATCTAGAAATAAGGAATGCTAGTTTAAAAGCAACTGTGTCTATAATTGAAGTTGTATCAATTGATACTGAGCtgtgtaaaagtttcattgataaTATAATCACAGATGCAAAATCATCTTTATACGATGTACAACTTAGTTTATTTGGATCATCTGTGAAGTTATTAGAATCTGTAGCAATAGTCAATAAAGAATCATGCACACAGATATTACAAACAATAGTACCATTATGTCTTGGACAGTATTCCACCAAAACTACAGtaactgataaaattattttggttAATACactaaacaattttattaaagttacTAATGATCATAGTTTTAACATCAAgg ATGTTCCAGAATTATCATGGACAGATATACCACAGTTATATTTAAACGAATTATCGACGCCTGATACAGAATTACAGTCACTATTATTATTGGGGCTAACATTACAGaaaacatatttaaataaagtGCATCGAAGTTCACTCTATGATAAAATTTGTAATCTAAGTAAAACAAATTGTAatgaattaaaaacaatttgttACATATCTCTTTTTAGCTTCGCTACACTGTATCCAGGTGAAATATCATCTTTAATGAAGCAAAGATTTTCATTAACTGCTG ATGCAGAAACAGCTGAAATACAAATTCATAAGTTAGAACTTTTAACAGCTGTTGCTAAAACATATGAACTAGGTATTGAAATTCTTCCACAAATTGTGTTACAAACGAATGCTACCAATTCTGAAATAAGTATTACAGCTTTAACATGTCTTCATAGGCTAGTTGTTGCAAAAGATGTTGATTATAATATACAACATTATTTGTGTAATGAATGTAATATCATTGAAAAGTTGGCTCTTCTTAAAATGAATCCTGTTGATCAGAGATTTGATCTAGTATTAAACATTTGCCGGCTAATTGTAAGAAACCTTACAttcgaagaacaacaagaggttGTTAACAAATATGCTACAATTTTGTGTGACCAAGTTTCGATAATTGACGCtatttttataatgaatatttttattcctttacgTCAATATGTTAATTTATCAATAAGCCTAAGCttgtttcaaaatttgtataatttacaACTTAATAACATTCATTCAAATATAAAACTCATAACGTGGGAATTTTTTGctgtaatattaaataaaatgaatgataATGATCAATGTTTTCAAAGTACTTTGTCATATCTTAAAAAACAAATAGCTAATGACTTAAAGTCAGATATTAATACTGAAATGAAACAAGCAGCAGCTGCTTTACAAATATGGTTAACAAAAGCAATCATTACAAAAGGTTCCTGTAATGCTGAAATCTTCTTAAATGAA CTTATAGACATTTTAAAACATGATCAAATAGGTCAATATGTGGCCCAAAAATACGCAATTTTAACAAGTAGACAAGAGAATGTTTTAGTGGAAGAAAACTTTTGTAACATTAAAATCTTTTTCAAGCAAAGAGTATTTGaacatttaattaacaaaaattcggAATTTAAAGATTCATCAAGACAAAATTATTTAACTGCATTGGTGCACCTATTAGAAGAAGTACCTATGGAACTTTTGATTATGCATTTAACAaag ttgGTTCCACTTTTAATAGAATCTCTATGTCTTGACAATGAGCAGTTAATCCATTCAGCATTAACTACATTGAAACTTTTATTGGAGACTAAACATGCTattttttctgaaaatatacAGCGTTTTATTCAACGACTTTTAAATTTATCTACCTATGAAAAAAtg aaaatcagGATTGCAGCTTTGGAATGTTTAACAAATTATTGCGATTATCCAACGGTTTCAATTATCCTGTACAGACAAGATGTGTTAGATAAATTAATAGTTCCAATTGACGATCGAAAGCGTTTAGTCCGAAAAGCCGCCGCAAAAGCAAGAGCACGATGGTTTTTGGTTGGCGCACCAGGAGGAATTGAAGAACAATGA
- the LOC117604110 gene encoding ubiquitin domain-containing protein 1, with the protein MGGCIGITRARNASVDDTTGNSTRVNSGNSRKNHPLCHEVIRWKSDVPLTEGQLRSKRDEFWDTAPAFDGRKEIWDALRAGAIAAEAQDYQLAQAILDGANISVPNGFLTECYDELGTRYQVPIYCLSYPINIVKEDSGRDSPADCSEPIDSGVEQTLKLRLSTTLGEVKLPVYSKDTIAVAKKKLQSQEGLEPSRQRWFFGGKLLGDKMHIEEAKIQPGYVIQVIVNPEKLDDSPVKTS; encoded by the exons ATGGGAGGCTGCATAGGTATAACGAGGGCAAGAAACGCCTCCGTTGACGATACTACGGGAAATTCCACAAGAGTAAATTCAG gaaattcaagaaaaaatcaTCCACTATGTCATGAAGTAATCAGGTGGAAATCAGATGTACCATTGACAGAGGGTCAACTCAGAAGTAAAAGAGATGAATTTTGGGATACTGCACCTGCATTTGATGGACGTAAAGAAATATGGGATGCTTTAAGAGCTGGAGCAATTGCAGCAGAAGCGCAGGATTATCAGTTAGCACAGGCTATATTAGATGGAGCTAATATTTCTGTGCCAAATGGTTTCTTAACAGAATGTTATGATGAATTGGGAACTAGATATCAGGTCCCTATTTATTGCTTATCATATCCAATTAATATTGTGAAAGAGGATAGTGGAAGGGATTCACCTGCTGACTGTTCAG AACCCATTGATAGTGGAGTTGAACAGACATTAAAACTCAGATTATCTACTACATTAGGTGAAGTCAAATTGCCTGTTTATAGCAAAGATACTATTGCAGTtgctaaaaaaaaattacag AGTCAAGAAGGTTTAGAACCATCACGGCAAAGGTGGTTCTTTGGTGGCAAGTTATTAGGTGATAAAATGCATATAGAAGAAGCAAAGATACAACCAGGTTATGTAATACAAGTAATTGTAAATCCAGAAAAACTGGATGACAGTCCAGTGAAAACAAGCTGA
- the fbl gene encoding pantothenate kinase 3 fbl isoform X3: MTQSLTMSPQSYKSHITTKAMASNGYTGTSTPAESKNHSSPCELFNSMPWFGMDIGGTLSKLVYFEPKDITRDEANAEVETLKNIRRYLTKNSAYGKTGHRDTHLQMDNVCIRGRRGTLHFIRFPTSEMGNFLALARSKGMANLVTTVCATGGGAYKFEKNFKQEVNMNLAKFDELDSLIRGMLYIETTNPHECYYWSHPTDDSKCQKIPYDFSEPYPFLLVNIGSGVSILAVYGPDNYKRISGTSLGGGTFLGLCCLLTGCNTFEEAIELATGGDNTRVDKLVKDIYGGDYGPFGLPGDLVASSFGQMNSKDRRNAVSKEDLARATLVTITNNIGSIARMCAVNEKIERVVFVGNFLRVNPISMKLLAYAMDYWSKGTMKALFLEHEGYFGAVGCLLQFNGETS; this comes from the exons ATGACTCAAAGTTTAACAATGAGTCCTCAGAGTTATAAAAGTCATATCACAACAAAAGCTATGGCATCTAATGGTTATACTGGTACTAGTACTCCAGCTGAGTCTAAAAACCATTCATCACCTTGTGAGTTATTTAATT caATGCCATGGTTTGGTATGGATATAGGAGGTACATTATCTAAACTAGTGTATTTTGAACCTAAAGACATTACAAGGGATGAAGCAAATGCAGAGGTAGAGACTTTGAAAAATATCCGGCGGTATTTAACTAAAAATTCGGCATATGGAAAAACAGGTCACAGAGATACACATTTACAA ATGGATAATGTCTGCATTAGAGGTAGACGTGGTACGTTACATTTTATTAGATTTCCTACAAGTGAAATGGGAAATTTTCTAGCATTAGCAAGGTCTAAGGGTATGGCAAATCTTGTAACAACAGTTTGTGCTACTGGTGGTGGAgcatataaatttgaaaaaaattttaaacaa GAAGTAAACATGAATTTAGCAAAATTTGATGAGTTAGATAGTTTAATACGTGGTATGCTTTATATAGAAACGACAAATCCACATGAATGTTATTATTGGTCGCATCCTACGGATGATAGTAAATGTCAAAAAATCCCTTATGATTTTTCTGAACCCTACCCTTTTTTG CTTGTAAACATAGGATCAGGAGTAAGCATATTAGCTGTTTATGGGCCAgataattataaaagaatatCAGGAACTAG TCTAGGTGGTGGCACATTTTTAGGATTATGTTGTTTACTAACTGGGTGTAATACTTTTGAAGAGGCAATAGAATTAGCAACTGGAGGTGATAATACCAGAGTGGACAAGTTAGTTAAAGACATTTATGGTGGAGATTATGGACCTTTTGGTCTTCCAGGAGATCTTGTCGCAAGCAG TTTTGGACAAATGAATTCTAAAGATCGTCGAAATGCAGTTAGTAAAGAAGATCTTGCACGCGCAACACTTGTTACTATTACAAACAACATTGGCTCTATTGCACGTATGTGTGCTgtgaatgaaaaaattgaaagg GTAGTGTTTGTAGGAAATTTCCTTAGGGTAAACCCTATATCAATGAAACTTTTGGCCTATGCTATGGATTATTGGTCTAAAGGAACAATGAAAGCTTTGTTCTTAGAACATGAG GGTTATTTTGGCGCAGTAGGATGTCTGCTCCAATTTAATGGTGAAACAAgctaa
- the rtp gene encoding MORN repeat-containing protein retinophilin has product MGDGVVKNGAYKYEDGTKYIGDWNAKGLKHGAGSLLLPDGTRYDGGFQNGLCSGLGVIVFPDGAKYEGEFMQGWFHGHGVFWRSDGMKFEGEFRGGRVWGLGLVTYADGSHGFPRNEGFFQDCKLVRRRHCPDIVQKAQKISMMARAQCS; this is encoded by the exons ATGGGTGATG gtGTAGTAAAAAATGGTGCATACAAATACGAAGATGGTACAAAATATATTGGAGATTGGAATGCAAAGGGCTTAAAACACGGTGCTGGTTCTTTACTTCTACCTGATGGAACACGTTATGATGGTGGTTTTCAAAATGGATTATGTTCTGGCTTAGGAGTAATAGTGTTTCCAGATGGAGCaaa GTATGAAGGTGAATTTATGCAAGGATGGTTTCATGGTCATGGTGTATTTTGGAGGTCAGATGGAATGAAATTTGAAGGTGAATTTCGTGGTGGCCGTGTCTGGGGTTTAG GATTAGTCACATATGCTGATGGCTCTCATGGCTTTCCTAGAAATGAAGGTTTCTTTCAAGATTGTAAACTTGTACGTCGTAGACATTGTCCAGACATAGTACAGAAGGCACAGAAGATCTCTATGATGGCTCGTGCCCAATGCAGTTAA
- the fbl gene encoding pantothenate kinase 3 fbl isoform X4, which translates to MTISAMPWFGMDIGGTLSKLVYFEPKDITRDEANAEVETLKNIRRYLTKNSAYGKTGHRDTHLQMDNVCIRGRRGTLHFIRFPTSEMGNFLALARSKGMANLVTTVCATGGGAYKFEKNFKQEVNMNLAKFDELDSLIRGMLYIETTNPHECYYWSHPTDDSKCQKIPYDFSEPYPFLLVNIGSGVSILAVYGPDNYKRISGTSLGGGTFLGLCCLLTGCNTFEEAIELATGGDNTRVDKLVKDIYGGDYGPFGLPGDLVASRDLPAYCFYHIYSFGQMNSKDRRNAVSKEDLARATLVTITNNIGSIARMCAVNEKIERVVFVGNFLRVNPISMKLLAYAMDYWSKGTMKALFLEHEGYFGAVGCLLQFNGETS; encoded by the exons ATGACGATTTCAG caATGCCATGGTTTGGTATGGATATAGGAGGTACATTATCTAAACTAGTGTATTTTGAACCTAAAGACATTACAAGGGATGAAGCAAATGCAGAGGTAGAGACTTTGAAAAATATCCGGCGGTATTTAACTAAAAATTCGGCATATGGAAAAACAGGTCACAGAGATACACATTTACAA ATGGATAATGTCTGCATTAGAGGTAGACGTGGTACGTTACATTTTATTAGATTTCCTACAAGTGAAATGGGAAATTTTCTAGCATTAGCAAGGTCTAAGGGTATGGCAAATCTTGTAACAACAGTTTGTGCTACTGGTGGTGGAgcatataaatttgaaaaaaattttaaacaa GAAGTAAACATGAATTTAGCAAAATTTGATGAGTTAGATAGTTTAATACGTGGTATGCTTTATATAGAAACGACAAATCCACATGAATGTTATTATTGGTCGCATCCTACGGATGATAGTAAATGTCAAAAAATCCCTTATGATTTTTCTGAACCCTACCCTTTTTTG CTTGTAAACATAGGATCAGGAGTAAGCATATTAGCTGTTTATGGGCCAgataattataaaagaatatCAGGAACTAG TCTAGGTGGTGGCACATTTTTAGGATTATGTTGTTTACTAACTGGGTGTAATACTTTTGAAGAGGCAATAGAATTAGCAACTGGAGGTGATAATACCAGAGTGGACAAGTTAGTTAAAGACATTTATGGTGGAGATTATGGACCTTTTGGTCTTCCAGGAGATCTTGTCGCAAGCAG agATTTACCTGCATATTGTTTTTATCACATATACAGTTTTGGACAAATGAATTCTAAAGATCGTCGAAATGCAGTTAGTAAAGAAGATCTTGCACGCGCAACACTTGTTACTATTACAAACAACATTGGCTCTATTGCACGTATGTGTGCTgtgaatgaaaaaattgaaagg GTAGTGTTTGTAGGAAATTTCCTTAGGGTAAACCCTATATCAATGAAACTTTTGGCCTATGCTATGGATTATTGGTCTAAAGGAACAATGAAAGCTTTGTTCTTAGAACATGAG GGTTATTTTGGCGCAGTAGGATGTCTGCTCCAATTTAATGGTGAAACAAgctaa